A single window of Sphingobacterium sp. ML3W DNA harbors:
- a CDS encoding polyprenyl synthetase family protein encodes MLKLKEIQRPILKELATFEKEFKASMKSSVPLLDRITGYIVKTKGKQMRPMFVFFSAGLCNGIKESTYRGASLVELLHTASLVHDDVVDNSNERRGFFSVNALWKNKVSVLVGDFLLSKGLLLSVKHHEYDLLKIVSEAVEQMSEGELLQIEKARKLDIEEAIYFEVIRQKTASLIASCCACGASSSGADAETVKKLHAFGEKIGIAFQIKDDLFDFGVDDVGKPLGNDIKEKKMTLPLIYALSQTDKSEKRRIINMVKNHSEDNKKVAEVIAFVRQSGGLEYATEKMLDYQKDAFKILDEFPDNEYKTGLLQLVKFTTERKI; translated from the coding sequence ATGCTGAAATTAAAAGAAATACAACGCCCCATCCTTAAGGAATTGGCAACTTTTGAAAAGGAGTTTAAAGCTTCAATGAAAAGTTCCGTTCCTTTGCTAGACCGTATTACAGGGTATATCGTAAAAACAAAAGGGAAACAAATGCGTCCAATGTTTGTCTTCTTTTCCGCAGGTCTCTGTAATGGCATCAAAGAATCAACCTATCGTGGCGCCTCATTAGTAGAATTACTCCATACAGCTTCATTAGTACATGATGATGTCGTGGATAATTCGAATGAACGCAGGGGCTTCTTTTCTGTCAATGCCCTCTGGAAAAACAAGGTTTCCGTTTTAGTGGGTGATTTTTTACTTTCCAAAGGACTGCTCCTTTCCGTTAAGCACCATGAATACGATTTGCTGAAAATTGTTTCTGAAGCTGTTGAACAAATGAGCGAAGGCGAATTGCTACAGATTGAAAAAGCGCGAAAATTGGACATTGAGGAGGCTATCTATTTTGAAGTTATCCGTCAAAAGACCGCTTCTTTAATCGCTTCTTGTTGTGCTTGTGGTGCATCTTCTTCTGGAGCTGATGCAGAAACAGTTAAAAAACTACATGCCTTTGGTGAAAAAATCGGTATTGCTTTTCAAATAAAGGATGACTTATTTGATTTTGGTGTAGATGATGTAGGTAAACCACTCGGGAATGACATCAAAGAGAAAAAAATGACGCTCCCCTTAATCTATGCATTAAGTCAAACCGATAAATCGGAAAAAAGAAGAATCATCAATATGGTTAAAAACCATAGTGAAGACAACAAAAAAGTCGCGGAAGTCATTGCATTTGTAAGACAAAGTGGTGGATTGGAATATGCAACTGAAAAAATGTTGGATTACCAGAAAGATGCCTTTAAAATATTAGATGAATTTCCTGATAATGAATATAAAACAGGATTACTACAACTTGTCAAATTTACAACTGAAAGAAAAATATAG
- a CDS encoding aminopeptidase C, whose amino-acid sequence MNWNKSLVLAASLFAASLQVVQAQDNLINALKTNQNDQSKAGFTFTEVINLKNTSIKNQGSSGTCWSYSGNSFLESEMIRMGKEPVEISQIYSARNTYLDKAKNYIRLHGGLSLGEGGQFHDVLNAFRKYGALPQTEYTGLHYGSDKNNFGEMTNMLDAMLASFVKSKTLTPNWEKAYTAAMDSYLGEVPASFQYKGKSYTPRTFADQVIGIKPDEYVGIASVTDHPYYSKFVLLIPDNWSFDSFYNVQINDMTDIIDNALNNGYTVAWATDVSEKTFSWKNGVAYVPAKPFEQMTPKEQQEMFVGPKPEAKITAEERQAAFDNYQTTDDHGMHIVGIAKDQNGKEYYIVKNSWGTTNDYNGYLYVTKEFVRYKTTSLLVHKDGIQKDLKSKMKI is encoded by the coding sequence ATGAATTGGAATAAATCACTCGTATTAGCAGCATCATTATTTGCCGCCTCATTACAGGTTGTACAGGCTCAAGATAATTTAATCAATGCCTTAAAAACAAATCAAAATGACCAAAGTAAAGCTGGATTTACTTTTACTGAGGTTATCAATTTAAAGAATACTTCTATTAAAAATCAAGGCTCTTCGGGTACTTGTTGGTCATACTCTGGTAACTCTTTTTTAGAGTCGGAAATGATCAGAATGGGAAAAGAGCCTGTAGAGATTTCACAAATCTACTCTGCTCGTAATACATATTTGGACAAAGCAAAGAACTATATCCGTTTACATGGTGGTCTTTCTTTAGGTGAAGGTGGCCAATTTCATGATGTATTAAATGCATTCCGCAAATACGGTGCTTTGCCACAAACAGAATATACAGGTCTACACTACGGATCTGATAAGAATAATTTTGGTGAGATGACCAATATGTTGGATGCGATGTTAGCTTCTTTTGTTAAAAGCAAAACATTAACACCGAACTGGGAAAAAGCATATACTGCTGCTATGGACTCTTATTTAGGTGAAGTTCCTGCTAGCTTCCAATATAAAGGTAAAAGCTATACCCCGCGTACCTTTGCAGATCAAGTAATCGGTATCAAGCCTGATGAATATGTTGGTATTGCTTCTGTAACGGATCATCCTTACTACAGCAAGTTTGTCCTATTGATTCCTGATAACTGGTCATTTGATAGTTTTTATAATGTTCAAATCAATGACATGACCGATATCATCGATAATGCATTAAATAATGGATATACTGTAGCTTGGGCTACTGATGTTTCGGAAAAAACCTTCAGCTGGAAAAATGGTGTTGCGTACGTACCTGCAAAACCTTTTGAGCAAATGACTCCAAAGGAACAACAAGAGATGTTTGTAGGTCCGAAACCTGAAGCTAAAATTACTGCTGAAGAAAGACAAGCTGCTTTTGACAACTACCAAACGACAGATGACCATGGTATGCATATCGTAGGTATCGCTAAAGATCAAAATGGTAAAGAATACTATATCGTAAAAAACTCTTGGGGTACAACAAACGACTACAATGGTTACTTATATGTAACAAAAGAATTTGTTCGTTACAAAACAACTTCTCTTTTAGTTCATAAAGATGGTATTCAAAAAGATTTAAAGTCTAAAATGAAGATTTAA
- a CDS encoding peptidylprolyl isomerase yields the protein MAVAILAFLLGDVINSGTPFWAKNQNRVGEINGEAIDYQEFNQQVDQTAEMFKQQMGGNLTPQMRSYAVQQVWNQLLQKEILKSEIEKIGLEVGKNELNDLVTGNNPSNQIVQAFTDPQTGQFNRNQLLSFISQLSTSGNPQAAQQWEMLLAAVKEERLNNKYSSLLNNSLYVTSLEANDEYQQRNKLANFNYVLLDYASVKDSEIKITDADYQAYYDEHKNAFKNQEETRKIQYVVVDARPTTKDIDYAKETINRLKTELAASTNDSLFASINSDNKYPYTFVKKGQLSPALDSVLFNVPVGAIVGPYESNGLFEIAKVTQSTVGPDSVKASHILLNATAEGGLEKALAKADSIKGLLAKGESFASMAVQFSTDEGSKINGGELGTFPRGQMVPVFDNAVFNGKTGDIKIVESQYGVHIIKIENQIGSAKYVKAAIIDKAIISGKETLNNAHSKANAFLTAATAENFAQEAQKLGLTAATASRVLAMDNTLDGNEAPRDLIKWAFEAKKGEISDRVFETEQSYVLAHVVDVQPKGLLPLASVKKDIEPAVKNAVKAKLLTEKMNAALNGATSIDQIGQKLGKTPVAVENIVLANPVIPGVSLENKVVGTVFGLQPNKPSKAIEGTQGVYAVQVSGFVNPAANPDVNAQKKQILASKLQRSWSSIFKALQDKSDITDNRVKFF from the coding sequence ATGGCTGTAGCAATTCTAGCATTTTTATTAGGAGATGTTATCAATTCTGGGACTCCATTTTGGGCTAAAAACCAAAATCGCGTAGGAGAAATAAATGGTGAAGCGATTGATTATCAAGAATTCAACCAACAAGTTGATCAAACAGCAGAAATGTTTAAACAACAAATGGGCGGTAACTTGACTCCACAAATGAGATCATATGCTGTACAACAGGTATGGAATCAATTGTTGCAAAAAGAAATCCTAAAAAGCGAGATTGAAAAAATCGGTTTAGAAGTAGGTAAAAATGAATTGAATGATTTAGTGACAGGAAACAATCCTTCCAATCAAATCGTTCAAGCTTTTACAGATCCACAAACAGGTCAGTTCAACCGTAACCAATTATTATCATTCATCTCACAATTGAGCACCTCAGGTAATCCACAAGCTGCACAACAATGGGAAATGTTATTGGCGGCTGTTAAAGAAGAGCGTTTGAACAATAAATATAGCAGTTTATTAAATAATAGTCTTTACGTTACTTCTTTGGAGGCTAACGATGAGTACCAACAACGTAATAAATTAGCAAACTTCAACTATGTGTTATTGGATTATGCATCGGTTAAAGACAGTGAAATCAAAATCACTGATGCTGACTACCAAGCCTATTACGATGAGCATAAAAATGCTTTTAAAAATCAAGAAGAGACGCGTAAGATTCAATATGTTGTCGTGGATGCACGTCCTACAACAAAAGATATCGATTATGCAAAAGAAACAATCAACAGGTTGAAAACAGAATTAGCTGCTTCAACAAATGATTCGTTATTTGCATCGATTAACTCGGATAACAAATACCCTTATACTTTTGTGAAAAAAGGTCAGTTAAGTCCGGCTTTGGATTCGGTCCTTTTCAATGTTCCTGTTGGAGCGATTGTAGGTCCATATGAATCGAACGGATTATTTGAAATTGCTAAAGTTACGCAGTCAACAGTAGGTCCTGACTCCGTAAAAGCTAGTCATATCCTATTAAATGCAACTGCAGAAGGTGGTCTTGAAAAAGCATTAGCAAAAGCTGACTCTATTAAAGGTCTATTGGCTAAAGGAGAAAGCTTCGCTTCAATGGCTGTTCAATTTAGTACAGACGAAGGGAGTAAAATCAATGGTGGTGAGTTAGGTACTTTTCCACGTGGTCAAATGGTTCCTGTTTTTGACAATGCTGTCTTTAATGGAAAAACAGGGGACATCAAAATTGTGGAATCACAATATGGTGTTCACATCATCAAAATCGAAAATCAAATTGGTTCAGCTAAATATGTTAAAGCTGCGATTATAGATAAGGCCATTATCAGTGGTAAAGAGACATTAAACAATGCGCATAGCAAAGCAAATGCATTCTTGACTGCTGCTACTGCAGAAAATTTTGCACAAGAGGCACAAAAGCTAGGCTTAACAGCCGCTACTGCTTCTCGCGTATTGGCTATGGATAATACCTTAGATGGTAACGAAGCACCAAGAGACTTGATCAAATGGGCGTTTGAAGCTAAAAAAGGTGAAATCTCTGACCGCGTTTTTGAAACGGAACAATCTTATGTATTGGCACATGTAGTTGATGTTCAACCAAAAGGTTTGTTACCATTAGCTAGCGTTAAAAAAGACATCGAGCCTGCTGTTAAAAATGCTGTTAAAGCGAAATTATTAACAGAGAAAATGAATGCGGCATTGAATGGTGCAACCTCAATAGACCAAATCGGTCAAAAACTAGGTAAAACACCAGTTGCTGTTGAGAATATTGTATTGGCGAATCCAGTTATCCCAGGTGTTTCTTTAGAGAACAAAGTGGTCGGTACAGTATTTGGATTACAACCAAACAAACCATCAAAAGCGATCGAAGGTACACAAGGAGTATATGCTGTTCAAGTGAGCGGATTTGTTAACCCTGCAGCTAATCCTGATGTAAATGCGCAGAAGAAACAAATTTTAGCTTCTAAACTACAACGTTCATGGTCTTCAATTTTCAAAGCTTTACAAGATAAATCGGATATCACTGACAATCGTGTGAAATTCTTTTAG
- the lptC gene encoding LPS export ABC transporter periplasmic protein LptC has translation MARPSIASKKHYTLPLLLIIAVGAFFFTACEPDLKEVDRIANLKKEEAVDISRHVNVIYSDSAIVKAEMSAPEMRIKHDSTQVFEFPQGIKIIFYDKDVKETQRITSDYAIQHDANKTTTFKKNVIVTMADGSVIKTEEIIYDEAKESFYNYVPITAYFKDNRGNLQGSSFTSDKDFKRINIQNSTGVMLVKENSMFPSFGQ, from the coding sequence ATGGCAAGACCTTCAATTGCCTCAAAAAAGCATTATACATTGCCTCTACTGCTCATCATAGCAGTAGGGGCATTCTTCTTTACAGCTTGTGAACCGGATCTAAAAGAAGTAGACCGTATTGCAAATCTTAAAAAAGAAGAGGCGGTCGATATTTCTCGACATGTCAATGTCATATACAGCGACTCGGCGATTGTAAAAGCGGAAATGAGTGCTCCAGAAATGCGAATAAAGCACGATAGCACCCAGGTATTTGAGTTCCCACAAGGAATCAAAATCATATTCTACGATAAGGATGTAAAGGAGACACAACGCATCACTTCGGATTATGCTATTCAACATGATGCGAATAAAACAACGACCTTTAAAAAGAATGTCATCGTCACTATGGCAGATGGTTCAGTGATAAAGACTGAAGAAATTATTTACGACGAAGCAAAGGAGTCTTTTTATAATTATGTACCTATAACAGCTTATTTCAAAGATAACAGGGGCAACTTACAAGGGTCATCTTTTACTTCTGACAAGGATTTTAAACGGATTAATATTCAGAATTCGACAGGAGTCATGCTCGTAAAAGAGAATAGTATGTTTCCGTCATTTGGACAGTAA
- a CDS encoding DUF2480 family protein, with the protein MDIQTDIVNKVAQSGIITVDLAKFRPTGELVQYDIKDNLFHGLILKEKDFREFIKTHDWSAYSGKHVAITCSSDAIVQTWAYMLLATKLEPFAATVVFGGLDELERVLYAQNIAQIDMAEYTDQRVVVKGCGDIKIPESAFVQFSTALAKVAKSIMYGEPCSTVPVFKRK; encoded by the coding sequence ATGGATATTCAAACCGACATTGTAAATAAAGTGGCTCAGAGTGGTATTATCACTGTAGACTTAGCTAAATTTAGACCGACAGGTGAACTTGTGCAGTACGACATCAAGGATAATCTCTTTCACGGACTGATTTTGAAGGAGAAAGACTTTAGGGAATTCATCAAAACGCATGATTGGTCGGCCTACTCGGGTAAACATGTTGCGATTACATGTTCTTCTGACGCCATTGTACAAACATGGGCATACATGCTGTTAGCGACAAAACTAGAGCCTTTTGCTGCAACGGTTGTGTTTGGTGGCTTAGATGAATTAGAACGTGTCTTATATGCTCAAAACATCGCGCAGATCGACATGGCAGAATATACCGATCAGCGTGTAGTCGTAAAGGGATGTGGTGATATCAAAATTCCTGAATCGGCTTTCGTACAGTTTTCGACTGCATTGGCAAAAGTCGCAAAAAGTATCATGTACGGGGAACCTTGTTCTACCGTTCCTGTATTTAAACGCAAATAG
- a CDS encoding thioredoxin family protein: protein MKKILLFLLILPFTVIGQEKGIKFEHGLNWSQVKEKAKKENKFIFVDLFTTWCGPCKYMSAAVFSQNKVGDFFNPKFVSTKIQMDKTDQDSEEVKSWYAEAERFAQDYKITAYPTFLVFNPQGELVHRMVGGGEADEFIERTKDALNPETQYYALLKDFENNPTDLALAHRMVRAANTAYDEATVIQAEDIIISQTKSENLTKECAAYLVANTRTSRSKAFDLLRNNPEKIDALLEKNGATNRVLASVAINEVLGTKIDFNTEPNWESLKTEISEKYSNIDFDPIFKLMKAQYYMQSHNWAALKDIVENYLISEDLNSNQLNSYAWEIFENCNDAACLDAALKWSKKAVEKDVKSAYLDTYANLLYKKGDKINAIKWQEEALSLANEGEQDNYTDTLAKMKSDLPTWQL from the coding sequence ATGAAAAAGATATTATTATTCCTCCTAATATTACCCTTTACCGTTATAGGTCAAGAAAAAGGAATAAAATTTGAGCACGGATTGAACTGGAGCCAAGTAAAGGAAAAAGCAAAAAAAGAAAACAAATTTATCTTTGTCGATTTGTTCACGACATGGTGCGGCCCCTGTAAATACATGAGCGCAGCAGTATTTTCGCAAAACAAAGTGGGTGATTTCTTCAACCCAAAATTTGTGAGTACTAAAATCCAAATGGATAAAACGGATCAAGATAGTGAAGAGGTGAAAAGTTGGTATGCCGAAGCGGAACGTTTTGCTCAGGATTACAAAATTACAGCATACCCGACTTTCTTAGTGTTCAATCCACAAGGCGAACTTGTACACCGTATGGTTGGTGGTGGCGAAGCGGATGAATTTATTGAGCGGACCAAAGATGCTTTAAACCCAGAAACGCAATACTATGCTTTGTTAAAGGATTTTGAAAATAATCCGACGGACTTAGCATTAGCACATCGCATGGTTAGGGCTGCAAATACAGCATATGATGAAGCTACCGTGATTCAGGCAGAGGATATTATTATTTCCCAAACTAAATCTGAAAATCTAACTAAAGAATGCGCCGCATATCTAGTCGCTAATACACGAACAAGTCGATCAAAAGCATTTGACCTACTTCGGAATAATCCTGAAAAAATAGATGCTTTACTGGAAAAGAATGGTGCGACCAATCGGGTTCTTGCCTCTGTTGCGATCAATGAGGTATTAGGTACTAAAATTGACTTCAACACGGAACCAAATTGGGAATCTCTAAAGACGGAAATATCCGAAAAATACAGCAACATCGATTTTGACCCCATATTTAAATTAATGAAAGCACAGTATTATATGCAATCTCATAACTGGGCTGCATTAAAAGATATTGTCGAGAATTATTTAATTTCAGAAGATCTGAATTCAAACCAATTGAATAGTTATGCTTGGGAGATTTTTGAAAACTGTAATGATGCAGCTTGCCTTGATGCGGCTTTGAAATGGAGTAAAAAAGCAGTTGAAAAAGATGTTAAAAGTGCATACCTGGATACTTATGCTAACTTGTTATATAAAAAAGGGGACAAAATAAATGCTATTAAATGGCAAGAAGAAGCGTTATCGCTAGCTAATGAAGGGGAACAGGATAACTACACGGATACACTCGCTAAAATGAAGAGTGACCTGCCTACATGGCAATTGTAA
- a CDS encoding DUF3109 family protein — translation MIEVGNVLVHEDLINNDFVCNLSKCKGICCIEGDSGAPLKQNELAVLAEIYPKVKPYMTAKGIEAIEQQGTHVIDMDGDLTTPCVDGNKECAYVTWENGITKCAIEKAYELGDINWKKPISCHLYPIRTTNYPEFDVLHYDRWSICKDACSFGRELQVPVYKFLKDPLIREYGEEWYQKLENAVDSL, via the coding sequence ATGATAGAAGTAGGAAATGTATTAGTGCACGAAGATTTGATTAACAATGATTTCGTATGCAATCTTTCCAAATGCAAAGGCATTTGCTGTATAGAAGGGGATTCGGGTGCTCCATTAAAACAAAATGAGTTGGCGGTACTTGCTGAAATATACCCAAAGGTAAAACCTTATATGACAGCTAAGGGTATAGAAGCAATTGAGCAACAGGGTACGCATGTGATTGATATGGATGGTGATCTCACTACTCCTTGTGTCGATGGCAATAAAGAGTGTGCCTATGTAACTTGGGAAAATGGTATCACAAAATGTGCCATAGAAAAAGCTTACGAATTGGGCGATATCAATTGGAAGAAACCAATCTCTTGCCACCTCTACCCTATCCGAACAACAAATTACCCAGAATTTGATGTGCTCCATTATGACAGATGGAGTATTTGTAAAGATGCTTGTTCCTTCGGTAGGGAGCTGCAGGTACCTGTATATAAGTTCTTAAAGGATCCTTTAATCCGTGAATACGGTGAAGAATGGTACCAAAAATTAGAAAATGCGGTAGATTCATTATAA
- a CDS encoding TerC/Alx family metal homeostasis membrane protein: MSHEIMFFGGFLIFIILMLAIDLGVFSKGDKNVSLKSAAIMSIIWVLLALGFYWILRHYGHELHNIQDLAQLQQVITAHLHDVQIIPGDLEGSIALYNNNLALEFITGYVVEYALSVDNIFVMVLLFSSFGIPERYYHKVLVWGVIGAVLMRFIFIFLGAALITKFGWILYIFGGFLLITGVKMFLNRNQEDEVDPQNHPVVKFASKYFKVTPKLDGGHFFHVENGVKYMTPLFLVLLVIEFTDLIFAVDSIPAIFSVTKDAYVVFFSNIFAVLGLRSMFFLLVNIIHKFHYLKVGLAFLLIFIGLKMLLHHWLVEFGFSTSHSLIIIVSILVISVVASLLFPKKQDLKIEN, from the coding sequence ATGAGTCACGAGATCATGTTTTTTGGAGGATTTTTAATCTTCATTATTTTAATGTTAGCTATCGATTTAGGTGTTTTTTCAAAAGGAGATAAAAATGTCTCCCTAAAAAGTGCCGCAATCATGAGTATTATATGGGTGTTATTAGCTTTAGGCTTTTACTGGATATTACGCCACTATGGACATGAATTACACAATATTCAGGACCTAGCCCAACTTCAACAAGTCATTACGGCTCATCTACACGATGTTCAGATTATCCCCGGAGACTTAGAAGGAAGTATAGCACTCTATAATAACAACCTTGCACTCGAGTTTATAACGGGCTATGTAGTGGAATATGCCTTATCTGTGGATAATATCTTCGTGATGGTACTCTTGTTTTCTTCTTTCGGTATTCCGGAACGCTATTACCATAAAGTATTGGTATGGGGAGTAATCGGAGCGGTATTAATGCGTTTTATCTTTATTTTCCTAGGTGCTGCATTGATTACAAAATTCGGTTGGATTCTGTACATCTTTGGAGGCTTCTTATTGATTACCGGTGTGAAGATGTTCTTGAATAGAAATCAAGAAGATGAAGTAGACCCACAAAACCACCCTGTGGTAAAATTCGCCTCTAAATATTTTAAGGTAACTCCAAAATTAGATGGCGGTCATTTTTTCCATGTTGAAAATGGTGTCAAATACATGACCCCACTATTCTTGGTACTATTGGTCATTGAGTTTACAGATTTAATATTTGCTGTCGATTCTATTCCCGCTATTTTCTCTGTAACGAAAGATGCTTATGTGGTATTTTTCTCTAATATCTTTGCAGTATTAGGATTACGTTCGATGTTCTTCCTATTGGTCAACATCATCCATAAATTCCATTACTTAAAAGTAGGTTTAGCATTTTTATTAATATTTATAGGGTTGAAAATGTTATTGCACCATTGGTTAGTAGAATTTGGTTTCTCGACCTCTCATTCCCTCATTATAATTGTCAGCATTTTGGTCATCAGTGTAGTAGCGTCGCTCCTATTTCCGAAAAAACAGGACCTAAAAATAGAAAATTAA
- a CDS encoding membrane protein yields the protein MQKRFLSSITSKVPQVLLTLGLLYSSSAAFAQKSTSASPYSQFGLGQMREDLLPQNRAIGGLSTGIRYFGSVYNTNPSNPASYSAAQFSTFDAGLYGNFTQLSSANKSDNTADFAFSHITMTFPMKKAGGISLGILPYSDLGYNSNSVQKIDSINYRKAFTGEGGLTKAYFGYGVNLTKNFSVGANIAYLFGTLNDFSRTEFPYNYGALNVQQQDKRVIQGVTFDYGAQYYKTINKEYSLTVGYSGSLNNAIHDRSTTYITRVAPATSSEDSNIALDTVYRTDRNRRDLNLPLKHNVGITFAKTNRWMVGAEFKYADWSKFQVRKEEPNLKTNYGFALGGQITPDPTSFKYTSLMDYRLGFRYNRTQYFINKNDINDMAITFGVGLPLARNPYTGAFSKINISAELGQMGTIKSSLIRERYVNLNVGFTLNDRWFRKNSID from the coding sequence ATGCAGAAACGCTTTTTAAGCTCCATTACAAGTAAAGTACCTCAAGTGTTATTGACTTTAGGCTTATTATACAGCTCGTCAGCAGCATTTGCGCAGAAGTCGACGTCTGCATCTCCTTATTCACAATTTGGTCTCGGTCAGATGCGTGAAGATTTACTACCTCAAAATCGTGCTATAGGGGGCTTATCTACAGGTATTCGCTATTTTGGTTCCGTATATAATACGAACCCAAGTAACCCTGCTTCTTATTCTGCAGCACAATTCAGCACCTTTGATGCGGGGTTATATGGAAATTTCACGCAATTGAGTAGTGCTAATAAATCGGATAATACTGCTGATTTTGCTTTCAGCCATATCACCATGACTTTCCCAATGAAAAAAGCTGGGGGTATCAGTTTGGGTATTTTACCATACTCTGATTTAGGATACAACTCAAACAGTGTCCAAAAAATAGACTCCATCAATTACAGAAAGGCATTTACAGGAGAAGGTGGTTTGACAAAAGCTTACTTTGGTTATGGGGTTAATCTTACAAAGAATTTCAGTGTAGGTGCCAACATCGCTTACTTATTTGGTACATTAAACGATTTCAGTAGAACGGAGTTCCCATACAACTATGGTGCACTGAATGTACAACAGCAAGATAAGCGCGTAATCCAAGGCGTTACTTTCGATTACGGTGCGCAGTATTACAAAACGATCAATAAAGAATATTCATTAACTGTTGGTTACTCGGGGTCATTGAACAATGCCATTCATGATCGCAGTACTACCTATATCACACGTGTAGCTCCTGCGACTTCTAGCGAAGACTCAAATATTGCATTGGATACTGTGTACCGAACTGATCGTAATAGAAGAGACCTGAACCTTCCGCTAAAACATAATGTGGGTATTACATTTGCAAAAACTAACCGTTGGATGGTTGGAGCAGAATTTAAATACGCAGATTGGTCTAAATTTCAAGTTAGAAAAGAAGAACCAAATCTAAAAACAAACTATGGTTTTGCTCTCGGTGGACAGATAACGCCAGATCCTACTTCTTTCAAATACACAAGTTTGATGGATTACCGTTTAGGTTTCCGTTATAACAGAACGCAGTACTTTATCAACAAAAACGATATCAATGACATGGCCATCACTTTTGGTGTGGGCCTTCCATTAGCAAGAAATCCGTACACTGGTGCTTTTTCTAAAATCAATATTTCTGCAGAGTTGGGACAAATGGGGACAATCAAGAGCAGTTTGATTAGGGAAAGGTATGTAAACTTGAACGTTGGTTTCACCTTAAATGATCGTTGGTTTAGAAAAAATTCAATTGATTAA
- a CDS encoding DUF3108 domain-containing protein, with product MKNLISLTLLVLSICGQLIAQELPYLKQSAFKGGEKLEYKLKYGFLSAATGQLTVTDTKTGSGGDAFRLYATGKTAGAFALYTVKNEYNSYIDAKTFLPYYYTENIREGGYRRNDKVTFDQKTKSVNGNKGDFKSTVSQTFDLLSAYYFARNLDLSTVKPGESFKLTYFLNDEIATLGIKYIGIETIKTDLGSLECLKFSPEIKPGRIFKKNSQLFLWVTNDGNRIPVKANVDILIGSVTLELIKADGLKHKLGQRASYSK from the coding sequence ATGAAAAACCTAATCTCATTAACACTCTTAGTACTTAGTATTTGTGGTCAATTAATTGCTCAAGAACTCCCTTATTTAAAACAATCTGCTTTTAAAGGTGGTGAAAAGTTGGAATACAAATTGAAATATGGTTTTCTTTCCGCTGCTACGGGTCAATTGACAGTAACGGATACAAAAACGGGAAGTGGAGGAGACGCTTTCAGACTATATGCTACCGGAAAAACAGCTGGAGCTTTTGCCTTATATACGGTAAAAAATGAATACAACTCTTATATTGACGCCAAAACTTTTCTTCCTTATTATTATACGGAAAACATCAGAGAGGGGGGCTATAGAAGAAATGATAAAGTAACTTTTGACCAAAAGACGAAATCGGTAAACGGAAATAAAGGTGACTTTAAAAGCACAGTTTCTCAAACATTTGATCTCTTGTCTGCTTATTATTTTGCGCGCAACTTAGATTTATCAACTGTTAAGCCTGGCGAGTCATTTAAATTAACATACTTTTTAAATGATGAAATAGCCACTTTAGGCATCAAGTATATTGGTATAGAAACCATTAAAACAGATTTAGGATCGTTAGAATGTCTTAAATTCAGTCCTGAAATCAAACCAGGTAGAATTTTCAAGAAAAACAGTCAGTTATTTCTTTGGGTGACCAATGATGGGAATCGTATTCCTGTCAAAGCGAACGTAGACATTTTGATAGGTTCTGTCACATTAGAACTCATAAAAGCCGATGGCTTGAAACATAAACTCGGTCAACGAGCGAGTTATTCAAAATAA